A part of Acropora palmata chromosome 6, jaAcrPala1.3, whole genome shotgun sequence genomic DNA contains:
- the LOC141884240 gene encoding uncharacterized protein LOC141884240 isoform X1 yields the protein MIQSQFSSKRETFNWRFHRTHTVFTGGGPHFQTNKARQMVDCSAFQHDGLAPTRSSVDSASFKIHILQRNKTIDKWPVLLWFYLKTLGLYHSGRLVCSKLCAKCQRKNKPNTLCYTEEMCKVCDSLMWDHRGVRLEITDHDIGSSFFNHMGSGLLSLLWLLIITGTTVASIVLVISDLNHGQHDVVHVMAWTGMKLLLYIGPFACLTSVIHHFSPTILLGSWANALAVEFLIHRLRIVNMAHKKCAGYACFLGSLTIIASECIKIAVSHTDPDLVSPVMVHEIKSGASKIIPLHLFVIIEGFTNFGGFCFLVYLLRSSYESEIRLVIKFLHHNIEDTDLCRSRLAEAFDAHHTFREFASGWIAMNLLLCTVCLLLELHLWIINTELTIFQYEHAFILIVVLIAPVVSLGNVDVDYLWNRLVRQVSRQRTTQQEQQWDKLMQFLQEQRAGSRPWQAVLAFFLSTIAIFSAIQFHLLSHNH from the exons ATGATCCAAAGCCAGTTCTCTTCAAAAAGAGAGACATTTAACTGGAGATTTCACAGGACTCACACGGTATTCACTGGGGGAGGACCACATTTTCAAACCAATAAGGCTAGGCAG ATGGTTGACTGTTCTGCTTTTCAGCACGACGGACTGGCGCCCACAAGGAGCAGTGTTGATTCAGCTAGCTTcaaaattcacattttgcaaagaaataaaacgatTGACAAATGGCCTGTTCTACTTTGGTTTTACTTGAAGACTCTAGGGCTCTATCATTCAG GTCGTCTTGTGTGTTCAAAGCTCTGTGCCAAATgtcaaaggaaaaacaaacctAACACACTCTGCTACACTGAAGAAATGTGCAAAGTATGTGACAGCCTGATGTGGGACCATAGAGGTGTGCGTCTGGAAATCACTGACCATGATATAGGATCGTCATTCTTCAATCACATGGGAAGTggtttattatcattactgtGGCTGCTGATTATCACTGGCACGACAGTTGCTAGCATTGTTCTTGTTATTTCAGATTTAAACCATGGTCAACATGATGTTGTTCATGTGATGGCGTGGACTGGTATGAAGCTCTTGCTCTACATTGGCCCCTTTGCTTGCCTTACTTCTGTCATCCATCATTTTAGCCCAACTATTTTATTGGGGAGCTGGGCAAATGCTCTTGCAGTGGAATTTCTTATTCATCGGCTGCGGATCGTGAACATGGCGCACAAGAagtgtgcaggttatgcatgttttctGGGCAGTCTTACAATAATTGCAAGCGAGTGTATTAAGATTGCTGTCTCACACACTGACCCAGATCTTGTATCACCAGTGATGGTCCATGAGATCAAGTCAGGTGCCTCCAAAATCATTCCACTTCACCTCTTTGTCATCATTGAGGGATTCACCAACTTTGGTGGATTTTGCTTTCTGGTTTACCTTTTACGCAGCAGCTATGAGTCGGAGATTAGATTGGTTATAAAGTTTTTGCATCACAACATTGAAGACACAGATTTATGTCGCTCTCGTCTTGCAGAGGCCTTTGACGCTCATCACACATTTCGTGAATTTGCATCTGGATGGATTGCCATGAATCTACTTCTATGCACTGTCTGCTTACTTCTTGAGCTGCACCTATGGATTATCAACACAGAGCTGACAATCTTTCAGTATGAACacgcatttattttaattgttgttCTAATTGCACCAGTAGTATCACTTGGCAATGTTGATGTGGATTACCTGTGGAATCGCCTTGTGCGTCAAGTCAGTCGCCAACGAAcaacacaacaagaacaacagtGGGATAAGCTAATGCAGTTTCTACAAGAGCAGCGAGCAGGATCACGTCCTTGGCAGGCTGTGCTGGCATTTTTCCTGTCCACCATTGCCATTTTCTCTGCTATACAATTTCACCTTTTGTCACATAATCACTAG
- the LOC141884240 gene encoding uncharacterized protein LOC141884240 isoform X2 produces the protein MSSESRRGSKYGKRMVDCSAFQHDGLAPTRSSVDSASFKIHILQRNKTIDKWPVLLWFYLKTLGLYHSGRLVCSKLCAKCQRKNKPNTLCYTEEMCKVCDSLMWDHRGVRLEITDHDIGSSFFNHMGSGLLSLLWLLIITGTTVASIVLVISDLNHGQHDVVHVMAWTGMKLLLYIGPFACLTSVIHHFSPTILLGSWANALAVEFLIHRLRIVNMAHKKCAGYACFLGSLTIIASECIKIAVSHTDPDLVSPVMVHEIKSGASKIIPLHLFVIIEGFTNFGGFCFLVYLLRSSYESEIRLVIKFLHHNIEDTDLCRSRLAEAFDAHHTFREFASGWIAMNLLLCTVCLLLELHLWIINTELTIFQYEHAFILIVVLIAPVVSLGNVDVDYLWNRLVRQVSRQRTTQQEQQWDKLMQFLQEQRAGSRPWQAVLAFFLSTIAIFSAIQFHLLSHNH, from the exons ATGAGCTCAGAATCGAGGAGAGGTTCTAAGTATGGGAAAAGG ATGGTTGACTGTTCTGCTTTTCAGCACGACGGACTGGCGCCCACAAGGAGCAGTGTTGATTCAGCTAGCTTcaaaattcacattttgcaaagaaataaaacgatTGACAAATGGCCTGTTCTACTTTGGTTTTACTTGAAGACTCTAGGGCTCTATCATTCAG GTCGTCTTGTGTGTTCAAAGCTCTGTGCCAAATgtcaaaggaaaaacaaacctAACACACTCTGCTACACTGAAGAAATGTGCAAAGTATGTGACAGCCTGATGTGGGACCATAGAGGTGTGCGTCTGGAAATCACTGACCATGATATAGGATCGTCATTCTTCAATCACATGGGAAGTggtttattatcattactgtGGCTGCTGATTATCACTGGCACGACAGTTGCTAGCATTGTTCTTGTTATTTCAGATTTAAACCATGGTCAACATGATGTTGTTCATGTGATGGCGTGGACTGGTATGAAGCTCTTGCTCTACATTGGCCCCTTTGCTTGCCTTACTTCTGTCATCCATCATTTTAGCCCAACTATTTTATTGGGGAGCTGGGCAAATGCTCTTGCAGTGGAATTTCTTATTCATCGGCTGCGGATCGTGAACATGGCGCACAAGAagtgtgcaggttatgcatgttttctGGGCAGTCTTACAATAATTGCAAGCGAGTGTATTAAGATTGCTGTCTCACACACTGACCCAGATCTTGTATCACCAGTGATGGTCCATGAGATCAAGTCAGGTGCCTCCAAAATCATTCCACTTCACCTCTTTGTCATCATTGAGGGATTCACCAACTTTGGTGGATTTTGCTTTCTGGTTTACCTTTTACGCAGCAGCTATGAGTCGGAGATTAGATTGGTTATAAAGTTTTTGCATCACAACATTGAAGACACAGATTTATGTCGCTCTCGTCTTGCAGAGGCCTTTGACGCTCATCACACATTTCGTGAATTTGCATCTGGATGGATTGCCATGAATCTACTTCTATGCACTGTCTGCTTACTTCTTGAGCTGCACCTATGGATTATCAACACAGAGCTGACAATCTTTCAGTATGAACacgcatttattttaattgttgttCTAATTGCACCAGTAGTATCACTTGGCAATGTTGATGTGGATTACCTGTGGAATCGCCTTGTGCGTCAAGTCAGTCGCCAACGAAcaacacaacaagaacaacagtGGGATAAGCTAATGCAGTTTCTACAAGAGCAGCGAGCAGGATCACGTCCTTGGCAGGCTGTGCTGGCATTTTTCCTGTCCACCATTGCCATTTTCTCTGCTATACAATTTCACCTTTTGTCACATAATCACTAG
- the LOC141884245 gene encoding claudin domain-containing protein 2-like isoform X1, which yields MIKVITAVVCAFAAILMIILSVSTTYWLQWQIASDGRNITHYRGLFRHCWESRDNVTNELQTYDGRTDCDGKFTDFKTDWNGVTIAFMVLGLLFHFIAFIVAIVAACRKGHPFPSFWVAGMFFVAAILVVIALLVYTFHNWKRDVFFSWSYGGGWSTVALSIIAVVLIMADR from the exons ATGATCAAAGTTATAACAGCTGTAGTCTGCGCTTTTGCAGCAATTCTAATGATCATTTTGAGCGTATCTACGACATACTGGCTTCAATGGCAAATAGCTTCTGATGGACGAAACATAACTCACTACCGTGGTTTGTTCAGACATTGCTGGGAGTCCAGAGATAACGTCACAAACGAGCTTCAAACATACGACGGAAGAACAGATTGCGatggaaaatttactgatTTTAAAACAG ATTGGAATGGTGTAACCATAGCCTTCATGGTCTTGGGTCTCCTGTTCCATTTCATAGCCTTTATTGTAGCTATTGTGGCAGCTTGTCGTAAAGGACACCCATTTCCATCATTCTGGGTTGCTGGAATGTTCTTTGTGGCAG CAATACTGGTTGTTATTGCATTGTTGGTTTACACATTCCACAACTGGAAGAGAGATGTATTTTTCAGCTGGTCTTATGGTGGAGGATGGTCTACAGTTGCGCTGTCAATTATTGCAGTGGTGTTAATAATGGCAGATCGCTGA
- the LOC141884245 gene encoding claudin domain-containing protein 2-like isoform X2, with product MIKVLISFLCCVASILMGILTIATDYWRVWWLEAKAISGVQFHHEGLFHTCLETTINNTVVAADKCTDLHTLGRPDWNGVTIAFMVLGLLFHFIAFIVAIVAACRKGHPFPSFWVAGMFFVAAILVVIALLVYTFHNWKRDVFFSWSYGGGWSTVALSIIAVVLIMADR from the exons ATGATCAAAGTCTTGATTAGCTTTTTATGCTGTGTAGCATCAATTCTTATGGGAATTTTGACCATAGCTACTGATTACTGGCGAGTGTGGTGGTTAGAAGCGAAAGCAATCTCTGGTGTACAGTTTCATCACGAAGGCCTGTTTCATACTTGTCTAGAAACTACTATCAATAACACTGTTGTTGCCGCTGACAAATGCACTGACCTACATACGTTAGGGAGACCAG ATTGGAATGGTGTAACCATAGCCTTCATGGTCTTGGGTCTCCTGTTCCATTTCATAGCCTTTATTGTAGCTATTGTGGCAGCTTGTCGTAAAGGACACCCATTTCCATCATTCTGGGTTGCTGGAATGTTCTTTGTGGCAG CAATACTGGTTGTTATTGCATTGTTGGTTTACACATTCCACAACTGGAAGAGAGATGTATTTTTCAGCTGGTCTTATGGTGGAGGATGGTCTACAGTTGCGCTGTCAATTATTGCAGTGGTGTTAATAATGGCAGATCGCTGA